One Triticum dicoccoides isolate Atlit2015 ecotype Zavitan chromosome 4B, WEW_v2.0, whole genome shotgun sequence genomic window carries:
- the LOC119292375 gene encoding post-GPI attachment to proteins factor 3-like, which produces MARSSLLCLVRLASLLALAGIFVSVSVQASRGDADPHYRTCVGECQNTGIIGSNIISHCQSRENDSISAGSSWYTQEALGMQWKQLNCMTDCRYYCMMRREEERRLGGLSPVQYHGKWPFKRVSVFQEPLSAALSALNLLMHFTGWLSFYLLVKCRLPLRPQTKRTYYEYTGLWHIYAILSMNAWIWSSVFHTRDIDLTEKLDYSSAVAVLGYSLIVTLLRIFNVKEGPARVMVAAPILAFVTTHILYLNFYELDYGWNMKVCVAMGVIQIVAWATWAGVTRHPSRLKLWVVVFGGALAMLLEVFDFPPYKRYADAHSLWHASTVPLTYLWWSFIKDDAEFRTSTLTLVKKAR; this is translated from the exons ATGGCCAGAAGCAGCCTCCTCTGCCTAGTTCGATTGGCTTCCCTTCTTGCACTCGCTGGGATATTCGTCTCCGTCTCCGTCCAGGCCAGCCGGGGAGATGCTGATCCGCACTACAG AACTTGTGTGGGGGAGTGTCAGAATACGGGGATTATTGGGAGCAACATCATCAGCCACTGCCAGTCCCGGGAGAACGACAGCatatctgctggaagttcttggtaCACACAGGAGGCCCTTGGCATGCAGTGGAAGCAACTAAACTGTATGACAGACTGCCGCTACTACTGCATGATGCGAAGAGAAGAGGAACGGCGATTAGGTGGCCtgagccctgttcaatatcatggaAAATGGCCCTTCAAACGTGTCTCTGTCTTCCAG GAGCCCCTCTCGGCCGCACTGTCTGCTCTCAACCTATTGATGCACTTCACTGGCTGGCTTTCGTTCTACCTGCTAGTGAAATGCAGATTACCTCTTAGACCTCAGACGAAGAGGACGTACTACGAATACACTGGCTTATGGCATATCTATGCAATATTATCAATGAATGCATGGATCTGGAGCTCCGTATTCCATACCAG GGATATAGACCTGACTGAGAAATTGGATTACTCTTCAGCTGTGGCCGTACTTGGCTACTCTTTAATCGTTACATTGCTAAGAATTTTTAATGTCAAGGAGGGGCCTGCCAGGGTGATGGTTGCTGCACCTATTCTAGCATTCGTCACAACACACATCCTGTATCTTAACTTCTACGAGCTTGACTACG GATGGAACATGAAAGTCTGTGTGGCGATGGGTGTGATTCAAATTGTGGCATGGGCAACCTGGGCTGGCGTGACCCGTCATCCGTCACGGTTGAAGCTTTGGGTCGTTGTGTTTGGAGGAGCTCTAGCTATGCTTCTTGAGGTGTTTGACTTCCCTCCGTACAAGAGGTATGCGGATGCGCATTCGCTGTGGCACGCGAGCACCGTTCCCCTCACCTATCTCTGGTGGAGCTTCATTAAAGATGACGCAGAATTCCGCACCTCCACACTCACACTGGTTAAGAAGGCCAGGTGA